The Catellatospora citrea DNA segment GGCAGGCGTGCAGTCCACGGCAGCCGCACCGTCCACGGCAGACGCCGGGCAGGCCCACGTCGCCGATCGGATGCGGCGGCGGCGGGCGGCGCGGCAGGGTGCGGCGACACGGGTCGAGACGCCGTCATGAGCGACGACGACCTGATCGCCGTCGTCGGCATGGCCTGCCGGGTGCCCGGTGCGCCGGACGCCGCGACGCTCTGGCGCAACCTGCTGGCCGGGGTCGACGCGGTCCGCCGGTCCACCCCGGCCGAACTGGCGACCGCCGGGCTGCCCGTGGACGACACGTACGTGCCCGCGTTCGGGTGGCTGGACGGGCTGGAGGAGTTCGACGCCGCGCTGTTCGGATACGGCGGGCACGAGGCCGCGCTGCTGGACCCGCAGCACCGGATCTTCCTGGAGACGGCCTGGCATGCGCTGGAGGACGCAGGGCTCGACCCCGCGCGGGCACCGGCCCCGATCGGTGTGTTCGCGGGCTGCGGCGTGAACCGCTACCTGCGCCACCACCTGCTCGGCAACCCGGCCGTGAAACCGGCCGGCGCGCTGCCCGACGACTGGGACGACGCGCTGGCCGGGGGCGCCTGCGACTACCTGCCCACCCGGGTCGCGTACGCGCTGGGGCTGACCGGACCGGCCGTGGCCGTGCAGACCGCGTGCTCGTCGTCGCTGGTCGCGGTGTGCCAGGCCGCACAGAGCCTGCTCGACTTCCGCTGCGACGCCGCGATCGCGGGCGGGGCGGCGGTCGTGTCGACCCGGCAGCTCGGCTACCGCTACCGCCCCGGCGGGACGTGGGCCGCCGACGGCGTGTGCCGCCCGTACGACGCCGACGCCACCGGGCAGGTCTTCGGCAACGGCGGCGGGGCCGTGGTGCTCAAGCGGCTGGCCGACGCGGTCGCGGACGGCGACCACGTGTACGCGGTGCTGTCCGGCTGGGCGGTCGGCAACGACGGCGCGGCCCGGGCCGGGTTCAGCGTGCCCGGGGTGGCCGGTCAGGCGGCCGTGGTCGCCGAGGCGCTGGCCGCCGCCGACTGGGACGCGGGCAGCGTCGGCTTCGTCGAGGGCCACGGCAGCGGCACAGCGTTCGGCGACGCGATCGAGGTCGAGGCGTTGACCCGTGCGTTCCGGGCATCGGGCGCGCAGCAGGGGCGGTGCGTGCTCGGCTCGATGAAGCCCAACACCGGCAACCTCGACGCCGCCGCCGGAGTGCTCGGCCTGATCAAAGCCGTGCTCGCCGTACACGACGGGAAGATCCCACCCACGCTGCACTTCCGCCGCCCGCATCCCGATGTGGACCTGGCGGCGTCGCCGTTCACCGTCAGCGCCGAGGTCCGCGACTGGCCGGGCCCGCGCAGGGCCGGGGTCAGCTCGTTCGGGCTGGGCGGCACCAACGCGCACGTGCTCGTCGCGCAGGCTCCGGCACACGCGTCGGCCGCGCCGCGGCTGCCCGCGCCCGGCCACGTGTTCCAGCGCAGCCGCCATTGGATCGAGCCCGTGGCGGGCGGCCATGCGTGAACCGGACGAGGCGGGACGGCCGAAGGAACCTCAGCCGGACGAGCTCGTGCCGCTGGGGGACACCGGGTGGCAGGTGTGGCGGTCGGCCGTGCTGCGTGCGCCCGGCTTCCCCGCGACGGGCCTCGACCTGCTGGCCGCGCCCGAGTGTGCGAAGGAGGCCGACGCGCTGCTCGGCACGGGCGGCGACCGGGCGGCGTTCGACGGCGCGTTCGCGGCCGCGACCCGGCGGATGACCGCGCGGCTGCACGACATCGCCGCGGATCCGCTGTTCCGCGAGGCCGTGACGTGGCAGAGCCTGAACGCCGTCGAAGCCCTCGACGGCCTGCTGCGCGCGGGCCCGGACGCGAACCGCAACGCGCGCCACCGCCCGCGCGAGATCCTGGTGACCCGCTACTGGCAGCGCTACTGCGCCAAGAACGACACCATCGGCTTCTTCGGCCCCGTCTGCTGGGCGTCGCTCACCGACGGCGCTGCCGCCGCCCGCATCGAGCCCGGTCCGGACCTGGTCCGCGTCCGCGTGGTCGACCTCGAACGGCGGGTCCTGTCCGCGTACGCCGACCGGCTCGCCGCCGATCCCCGTTTCCGGCCCTGGCTGCCGGTGACCCGGCAACCCCACCTGGCGGTGCGCGGACACGAGCTGCTGGAGGCCGGCCTGCCGCCGCGCCCGCTGACCCCGGCGCAGGCCGCGCTGCTCGGCGCGAGCGACGGCACGCGCAGCGCCCACGAGGTGGCCGCGGTCGCGCTCGCCGATGCGCGGACCGGGCTGCGCGCCGCGTCCGATGCCCTGCTGGCGCTGACCCAGCTCGCCGAGCAGGGCCTGCTGCGCTGGGGCATCGAACTGCCGTTGACCGTCGCCGCCGAAGCCGAACTGCGCCGGTGCCTGGCGGCTATCGCCGAACCGGCATTGCGTGACGAGGCGCTCGCCGGGTTGGCCAGGCTGCTGGCCGCCCGCGACGCGCTCGCGGACGCCACGGGCGACGCCGCCGCGGTCCGGGTGGCCCTGCTGCGGCTGCAGGACGAGTTCGTCGCGGTCACCGGCGGCGACGTGCTGCACCGCCCCGGGGCCACCTACGCCGGGCGCGGCCTCGCCTACGAGGAGACGCTGCGCGACCTGGACGTCTCCTTCGGCGAGCCGCTGCTGACCATGCTCGCCGACACGCTCGTGCCGCTGCTGGAGGCCGCCCGGTGGCTGACCGCCGCGATCGCCGCCGCGTTCACGGCCGCGCTGCACGAGCTGTACGACGATGCCGCGGCCGACGGGTCCGTCGCGCTGGGCGACATCTTCGACGCGGCCCTCGGTGTCCTGTTCGGGCAGGGGCCGGTCGCCGACGCGCTCGCCGACTTCACCTCGCGGTGGACGCGGCTGCTCGGGCTGACCGGGTCGAGCGCGGCCGGTGAGCTGGACCGGACCGGCTCCGGCTCGGTCACCCTCGATCCGGCCGGTGAGTTGGGTGGGACCGGCTCCGGTCCGATCACCCTCGATCCGGCCGAGGTGCGCGCCCGAGTCGCGCGGTTGTTCGGCGCGGCCGCGCCCGGCTGGACGGCGGCCCGCCTGCACAGCCCTGACCTGCACGTGTGCGCGCCGAACGCGCAGGCAATGGCCGACGGCGACTTCACCGCGGTGCTCGGCGAGCTGCACGTCTCCTGGCTCACCTGCGACAGTGGCACCCTCACCCGCTTCCACCCCGATCCCGGCGCGCTGCGCGCCGCGCTGCACCGCGACCTGGGCGACCGGACCCTGCTGCTCTACCCGACGGACTTCCCCGAGTTCACGGCCCGGATCGCGTTCACCCTCGACGGGCCCGGCGACGTCCGGCTCGGCTACACCCCGGCGCCCGTGCCGGACCCGGCACAGGTGCTGCCGCTGGCCGCGGTCACCGTGTCGCTGGTGGACGGTGAGCTGACCGGCCGTGCCCCGGACGGGCGCACGTGGCCGCTGCTGGAACTGTTCGGCCCGTTCCTGTCGTCGCGGGCGGTCAACGCGTTCAAGGTCGCCGCCGACGGCGCGTACACCCCACGGGTGAGCATCGGCCGCCTCGTCGTGCACCGCCAGACCTGGCGCACCACCGTCGCCGACTGCGGACTGAACCCCGAACCCGCCGACGAAGCCGCCCGCTACCTCGCCGTACGCCGGTGGCGGGACCGCCTCGGGTTGCCCGAGCAGGTGTTCGTCCGGGTCGGCACCGAGGTGAAACCGGTCTACGTCGACTTCACCAGCCCGGCGTACGTCGCTGCGTTCGTCGCGATGGTCCGGGCCGCCACGCGCACCGGCGGCAGCCGGACACCGCTGACGGTCTCCGAGATGCTGCCGGGCCCCGAGCAGGCGTGGGTGCCGGACGCCGCCGGCCGGCGCTACTTCAGCGAGCTGCGGATGGCGATCCGCGACCCGGCGTCCGCGCCGACGAGGAGATGACCATGTCCACGGAACACGGTGCAGCCCTGGCTTATCCCGACCGCAGGTATCCCGATCTGGTCGCCGACCACGCGGCGACGTCCCCCGACGCGGTCGCGGTCCGGCAGTGGGACAGCGTGCTGACGTACCGGCAGCTTTGCGTGGCGGCCGGGGAAGTCGCTGCCCGGCTGCGCGCGCACGGCCCGCAGCCGCTGGTCGGGGTGTGTGCCGATCGGCAGCCGATGCTGGTCGCCGGTCTGCTCGGGGTCCTGGCTTCGGGCGCGGCCTACGTGCCACTCGACCCGGCCCTGCCGCCCGCCCGGCTGCGCGACATCGCCCGCGAGGCGGGCCTGCGCACGGTCGTCTGCGACGTTCTGGGAGCGCACCTGCTGGCCGACGCAGGCCTGGAACTGCTGCCCCTCCCGGAACGGCCGTCACCCGGCCCGTCGAGCGACGGCACGCCCGACCGCGCCGCGGCCGGAAACGCACCGGCCAGTGGTGCACCGGTCGACAGCGCACCAGCCGGTCACGGATCGGCCGACTGTGCGGCGGCGGCAGACGATCTCGCCTACGTGATGTTCACATCGGGGTCGACCGGCCGGCCGAAGGGCGTGATGATCCCGCATGAGGCGCTGACCGAGTTCGTCACCAGCCTCGCCGACCTCGCCGGTCTCGGCCGCGACAGCGTCTCGCTCGGGTTCGCGTCGATCGGGTTCGACGCCTCCGTCATCGACCTGCTGGCGCCGCTCGCGGCGGGCGGCACGGTCGCGCTCGCCGGGACCGCCGACCGGGCCGACCCGACCCGGCTGCAGCGCTTCTGCGCGGAGCACCGGGTCACGGTCGCGTTCGTGCCCCCGGCGGTGCTGCCCGTGCTCGACCCGTCGGGCTTGCCGGACTTGCGGGTGGTGCTGACCGGCAGCGAGGCTCCCGGCCCGGAGCAGGTGGCCCGCTGGACGGCCGGCGGCCGCCGCTTCCTCAACCTGTTCGGTCCCACCGAGACGACCGTGCTGGTCACCTGGTTCGAGGCCGGCGGCGAGTGGGACCGGCCGCTGCCCATCGGCCGCCCGGCCGCCAACCATTGGGTGTACGTCGTCGACGAGCGGCTGCGCCGGGTCCCCGACGGCGTGCCGGGAGAGCTGCTGGCCGGCGGCGCGGGGCTGGCGCGCGGCTACCTGGGCGCGCCGGACGTCACCGAGGAGCGGTTCGTGCCCGACCCGTTCTCCGGGGTGCCCGGCGTGCGGCTGTACCGCACCGGCGACCTGGTGGTCCGGCAACCGGACGGGCTGCTGCACTTCCTCGGCCGCGTCGACCGGCAGGTGAAGATCCGCGGTCAGCGCGTCGAGATCGGCGAGGTCGAGGCGGTGCTGCGCAGCCATGCCGCGGTCGGCCACGCCGCCGTCGCCGCGGTCGACGGTCCCGGAGGCGTGCAGCTGGTGGCGTTCACGACCGGTGCCGCCAGTCCGCAGGAGCTGCACGAGCACTGCACGGCCCGGCTCGGGGCGGCGATGGTCCCGGCCCGGATCACCGTCGTGCCACGGCTGCCGCTGCTGTCCAGTGGCAAGGTCGACCTGGACCGGCTCGTCGCGGACACCGCGCCGCCTGTCGACGAGACGCCGTTCGCCGCGCCGGCCACGCCGGTGGAGACCGAGGTCGCCGCCGTCTGGGCGGAGCTGCTGGGCCTGGCCCGGGTCGGCCGCGACGACGACTTCTTCGACACCGGCGGGCATTCGATCACCGCGATGCGGCTGGTCGCCGCGCTGCGCCCGCGGCTGCGCCGGGACGTGGCCATCGAGGACGTGCTCCAGGGCCGCACCCTGCGGGCGATCGCGGCCCGCGCGTCGGCGGCGGCCGTGCTGGGCGAGGAGCCGCCAGTACGCGGACGCCCGCCCGCGCTGTCGCCCGCGCAGCAGCGACTGTGGTTCCTGGAGCGCTACTCGCCGGAGGCCGCGGCCGCCTACAACATCGTGCTCGCCGAACGCCTGCGCGGACCCCTCGACCGGCAGGCGCTCGCGGACGCGCTGACCGCCGTCGCCGCCCGCCACGAGGTGCTGCGCTGGCGCATCCCGGACGCCGACGGTGTGCCGTACGCGGTGGTCGATCCGGTCGCCCCGGTGCCGCTGCCGGTGACGGACCTGAGCGCGTTGCCCACGGCCGAACGCGAACGGGAGCTCGCCGCGCAGCTGGCCGCCGAGGCGGGCGGCCGGTTCCGGCTCGCTTCGGACGCGCTGTGGCGGCACCGGCTGTTCCGGCTCGGTGAGGACGAGCACGTGTGGGCGGTCACCGCGCACCACGCCGTGTTCGACGGCTGGTCGCAGGCGATGCTCTACGACGACCTGGCCACCGCGTACGCCGGCACGCCCCTGCCGCCGCTGCCCGCCACCTACGGCGACTACGTCGCCTGGCGGGTCGACCGGCGTGAGCAGCGCGCCGACAGCGACCTCGACTGGTGGACGTCCCACCTGGACGGCGCCCCGACCGTGCTGGAGGTGCCCGGCGACCGGCCGCGGCCCGCCGAGCAGACCTACCCCGCGGGCTACTGCGGTGCCTGGCTTGACGCCGATGCCACCGCCGACCTGCACCGCTTCGCCCGCGAGCACGGTGCGACCCCGTCGGCGGTGCTGCTGGCCGCGTTCGGGCTGGTCCTGGCGAGCTGGGCCGGGCAGGACGAACTCGTGCTCGGCACCCCGGCGGTCGACCGCCGCCACCCCGACTTCGAGCCCATGGTCGGGTTCTTCGTCGACATCACACCGCTGCGCCTGCGCGCCGATCCCGGCGGCAGCTTCGCCGGCCAGGTGCGCGCGGCCCGCGACGAGCTGATCGCCGCGCTGGCGCACCCCGAAGCGCCACTGGAACGGCTGGTGCAGGCGTTCGGGCTGGGCGGCCAGACGGTCCGCAGCCCGCTGGTCCAGGTGCTGTTCAACGTGTTCAACTTCGCCGCGCCCCGGCTCGATCTCAAGGGCCTGGTCAGCGAGCCGGTGCCGGTGCCCGCGCCGGGTTCGGCGTTCGACCTGACGCTCTACGGCGTGGAGCGCGACGGCCGGATGCGCCTGGAGATCGTGCACAACAGCGACCTCTACGACACGTCCCGGATGGACGCCTTGCTCGACTCGCTGCGGCAGGTGATCACGCGTGGCGTCGGCCACGGTGCCCTGACCGGCGGCGAGCTCGCTCCGTCGCGGGGCGTCGTCGCTGTCGATTCCCCCCGAGCCCGGGTGCGACCCGTGCGGCCGGACCACTCCGTCAACGTGCCACCGGCGACGGCGACCGAACTAGCCGTCGCCGCCGTGTGGTGCGAGGTGCTCGGCCGGGATGCCGTCGGGGCCGTGGACAACTTCTTCGACTCCGGCGGCGGCTCGCTGGCCGCGGTCACCGTGCAGCAGCGCATCAACCGGATGCTGGGCCGCGAGCTGCGCGTCGTCGACCTGTTCCGTTATCCGACCGTCCGCGCACTGGCGTCGTTCCTGGACGGCGCGACGACCGCCGACGGCACCGACGACGCGGTCGCACAGGCGTTGCGGCGGGGCGCGGCCCGGCGCGCGCGGACCCGGCACCGCGCCGCGAGCGAAGGAGAGCCCCAGTGACCGACGACCTGACCGACGGCCCCGAGCCCATCGCCGTGATCGGCATGGCGTGCCGGGTGCCCGGCGCGGCCGCCCTCGCCCGGTTCTGGGACAACCTCGTCGCCGGGCGGAGCGCGCGCACCGAGCTGAGCCGCGAGCACCTGCTGCGCGCCGGGGTCCCGGCCGAGCAGGTCGACGACCCCGACTTCGTGCCGGTCGGCTACCTGCTCGACGACGTCGAGAACTTCGACGCGGCCCTGTTCGGCATGACCCCGCGCGAGGCGGCGCTGGCCGACCCGCAGCACCGGCTGTTCCTGGAGCTGTGCCACGCCGCGCTGGAACACGCGGGCTGGGACCCGGCCCGCTTCCCCGGCGACATCGGCGTCTACGGCGGACGGGGCATGGAGACCTACCGCTGGCAGCACATCCACGCCAACCGGGCGATCATGGCGGTCACCGACCACACCACCATCGGCAACGGCAACCACGCCGACACCTTCACCACGCTCGCCTCGTACCACCTGAACCTGCGCGGCCCCAGCGTCGGCGTCTACACGGCCTGCTCGACCTCGCTGGTCGCGGTGCACACGGCCGCAGAGGCGCTGCGCGCGGGCGAGTGCGACATGGCCCTGGCCGGCGGCGTCAGCATCGAGCTGCCCGCCGATCGCGGCTACCTGCATCGCGAAGGCGCGGCCGACTCCGCCGACGGGCACTGCCGCCCGTTCGACGCGGCCGCCTCCGGGGTCGTGGCGGGCAGCGGCGGGGGAGTGGTGCTGCTCAAACGGCTCGCCGATGCGCTCGACGACGGCGACCACGTGTACGCGGTAGTGCTCGGCAACGCGGTCAACAACGACGGCGCGGCCAAAGTCGGCTTCACCGCGTCCGGGGTCGCCGGGCAGGCCGCCGCCATCGCCAACGCGCTGGCCACCGCCGGGGTCGACCCGCGCACCGTGACCTACGTCGAAGCGTCCGCGACCGGCAGCCCGCTCGGCGACGCCATCGAGGTCGAGGCACTGACCTCCGTGTACGGCCGCGGCCGCGCCGACCGGCAGTGGTGCGCCCTGGGCTCGGTGAAGTCGAACATCGGCCACCTCAGCCAGGGCGCGGGCGTCGTCGGTCTCATCAAGACCGTGCTCGCCCTCGACCACGGCCTGCTCCCGGCGAGCCTGGGCTTCACCGCCCCGAACCCGGCCCTGGACCTGGCGGCGACCCCGTTCTACGTCAACGCGACCCTCGCCGGCTGGGAGCCGGGCACGACCGCGCACCGGGCGGCGGTCAGCTCCTTCGGCATCGGCGGCACCAACGCCCACGTCGTGCTCCAGCAGGCCCCCGCCCGTGTTCCGGAGTCCGCCGACACCCTGCCGCACGCCCTGCCGCCGCAGGCTGGATCGTCGGAGGGCAGGCCGCAAGTGCTGCGGGTCTCGGCGCGTTCGGCAGCGGCCCGTGACACGGCCGCCGCGCGGCTCGCCGACCGCCTCGCCACGGCCGGTGACCTGGACCTCGCCGACGTCGCACACACGCTGCGGGTCGGTCGGGCCGAGCACCCGTACCGCGCGGTGGTCGTCGCCACCGGCCGCGCCGACGCCGTCGCCGCGCTGCGCGACCCGCAGCGCCGCCTGTCGGCCGTCGCCGCCGCGCCGCCGCGCGTGGTCCTGCTGTTCGGCGACCAGGCCGCCGTGCCCGCCGGGCTCGGCCTGTACGCCGCCGAACCGGCTTTCGCCGAAGCCGTCGACCGGTGCGCCGCGGCAGCCGGTCGCGAGGCCCGTGACCTGCTATCCGATCCGCTGCTGGCGCCGTTCACCGTCGGCTTCGCCATGGCGCGGCTCTGGCAGTCGTGGGGTGTGCGTCCCGCCACGATGCTCGGCCACGGCGCGGGGGAGTACGTCGCCGCG contains these protein-coding regions:
- a CDS encoding type I polyketide synthase, with translation MTDDLTDGPEPIAVIGMACRVPGAAALARFWDNLVAGRSARTELSREHLLRAGVPAEQVDDPDFVPVGYLLDDVENFDAALFGMTPREAALADPQHRLFLELCHAALEHAGWDPARFPGDIGVYGGRGMETYRWQHIHANRAIMAVTDHTTIGNGNHADTFTTLASYHLNLRGPSVGVYTACSTSLVAVHTAAEALRAGECDMALAGGVSIELPADRGYLHREGAADSADGHCRPFDAAASGVVAGSGGGVVLLKRLADALDDGDHVYAVVLGNAVNNDGAAKVGFTASGVAGQAAAIANALATAGVDPRTVTYVEASATGSPLGDAIEVEALTSVYGRGRADRQWCALGSVKSNIGHLSQGAGVVGLIKTVLALDHGLLPASLGFTAPNPALDLAATPFYVNATLAGWEPGTTAHRAAVSSFGIGGTNAHVVLQQAPARVPESADTLPHALPPQAGSSEGRPQVLRVSARSAAARDTAAARLADRLATAGDLDLADVAHTLRVGRAEHPYRAVVVATGRADAVAALRDPQRRLSAVAAAPPRVVLLFGDQAAVPAGLGLYAAEPAFAEAVDRCAAAAGREARDLLSDPLLAPFTVGFAMARLWQSWGVRPATMLGHGAGEYVAATLAGVFDLPAALRLVALHGRLQREAAADAAFTVSASAEKLAALLPPQSSIVAVDGPASCVVTGPAEPLERLTEPSGRKIGTRRLRTVHPSPSAVTEAMAAELTAAVVAASPSAPSSPYLSCRTGLPVTADQTCDPAYWAGLLSEPVLFGPAIATALAGGPTAFLECGPGRRLAGLAQMQAPRDGVPPLHSLPATTDPTAADPADDVVTCYAAAGRLWAHGVPLTLGGKGRRVALPGYPYERTRHWIEPDPPPAALPTVTGTAPTATAAAVGGAVTGGAVAAGGDTARADTPEPGVAAVLAPIWSSLLGIERIRPDDDFFAIGGTSLTAVQLVAQVRASFGVRLSMRLIFDAPTLDAMARTIEQRRAAKV
- a CDS encoding polyketide synthase, coding for MSDDDLIAVVGMACRVPGAPDAATLWRNLLAGVDAVRRSTPAELATAGLPVDDTYVPAFGWLDGLEEFDAALFGYGGHEAALLDPQHRIFLETAWHALEDAGLDPARAPAPIGVFAGCGVNRYLRHHLLGNPAVKPAGALPDDWDDALAGGACDYLPTRVAYALGLTGPAVAVQTACSSSLVAVCQAAQSLLDFRCDAAIAGGAAVVSTRQLGYRYRPGGTWAADGVCRPYDADATGQVFGNGGGAVVLKRLADAVADGDHVYAVLSGWAVGNDGAARAGFSVPGVAGQAAVVAEALAAADWDAGSVGFVEGHGSGTAFGDAIEVEALTRAFRASGAQQGRCVLGSMKPNTGNLDAAAGVLGLIKAVLAVHDGKIPPTLHFRRPHPDVDLAASPFTVSAEVRDWPGPRRAGVSSFGLGGTNAHVLVAQAPAHASAAPRLPAPGHVFQRSRHWIEPVAGGHA
- a CDS encoding lantibiotic dehydratase; amino-acid sequence: MREPDEAGRPKEPQPDELVPLGDTGWQVWRSAVLRAPGFPATGLDLLAAPECAKEADALLGTGGDRAAFDGAFAAATRRMTARLHDIAADPLFREAVTWQSLNAVEALDGLLRAGPDANRNARHRPREILVTRYWQRYCAKNDTIGFFGPVCWASLTDGAAAARIEPGPDLVRVRVVDLERRVLSAYADRLAADPRFRPWLPVTRQPHLAVRGHELLEAGLPPRPLTPAQAALLGASDGTRSAHEVAAVALADARTGLRAASDALLALTQLAEQGLLRWGIELPLTVAAEAELRRCLAAIAEPALRDEALAGLARLLAARDALADATGDAAAVRVALLRLQDEFVAVTGGDVLHRPGATYAGRGLAYEETLRDLDVSFGEPLLTMLADTLVPLLEAARWLTAAIAAAFTAALHELYDDAAADGSVALGDIFDAALGVLFGQGPVADALADFTSRWTRLLGLTGSSAAGELDRTGSGSVTLDPAGELGGTGSGPITLDPAEVRARVARLFGAAAPGWTAARLHSPDLHVCAPNAQAMADGDFTAVLGELHVSWLTCDSGTLTRFHPDPGALRAALHRDLGDRTLLLYPTDFPEFTARIAFTLDGPGDVRLGYTPAPVPDPAQVLPLAAVTVSLVDGELTGRAPDGRTWPLLELFGPFLSSRAVNAFKVAADGAYTPRVSIGRLVVHRQTWRTTVADCGLNPEPADEAARYLAVRRWRDRLGLPEQVFVRVGTEVKPVYVDFTSPAYVAAFVAMVRAATRTGGSRTPLTVSEMLPGPEQAWVPDAAGRRYFSELRMAIRDPASAPTRR
- a CDS encoding amino acid adenylation domain-containing protein is translated as MSTEHGAALAYPDRRYPDLVADHAATSPDAVAVRQWDSVLTYRQLCVAAGEVAARLRAHGPQPLVGVCADRQPMLVAGLLGVLASGAAYVPLDPALPPARLRDIAREAGLRTVVCDVLGAHLLADAGLELLPLPERPSPGPSSDGTPDRAAAGNAPASGAPVDSAPAGHGSADCAAAADDLAYVMFTSGSTGRPKGVMIPHEALTEFVTSLADLAGLGRDSVSLGFASIGFDASVIDLLAPLAAGGTVALAGTADRADPTRLQRFCAEHRVTVAFVPPAVLPVLDPSGLPDLRVVLTGSEAPGPEQVARWTAGGRRFLNLFGPTETTVLVTWFEAGGEWDRPLPIGRPAANHWVYVVDERLRRVPDGVPGELLAGGAGLARGYLGAPDVTEERFVPDPFSGVPGVRLYRTGDLVVRQPDGLLHFLGRVDRQVKIRGQRVEIGEVEAVLRSHAAVGHAAVAAVDGPGGVQLVAFTTGAASPQELHEHCTARLGAAMVPARITVVPRLPLLSSGKVDLDRLVADTAPPVDETPFAAPATPVETEVAAVWAELLGLARVGRDDDFFDTGGHSITAMRLVAALRPRLRRDVAIEDVLQGRTLRAIAARASAAAVLGEEPPVRGRPPALSPAQQRLWFLERYSPEAAAAYNIVLAERLRGPLDRQALADALTAVAARHEVLRWRIPDADGVPYAVVDPVAPVPLPVTDLSALPTAERERELAAQLAAEAGGRFRLASDALWRHRLFRLGEDEHVWAVTAHHAVFDGWSQAMLYDDLATAYAGTPLPPLPATYGDYVAWRVDRREQRADSDLDWWTSHLDGAPTVLEVPGDRPRPAEQTYPAGYCGAWLDADATADLHRFAREHGATPSAVLLAAFGLVLASWAGQDELVLGTPAVDRRHPDFEPMVGFFVDITPLRLRADPGGSFAGQVRAARDELIAALAHPEAPLERLVQAFGLGGQTVRSPLVQVLFNVFNFAAPRLDLKGLVSEPVPVPAPGSAFDLTLYGVERDGRMRLEIVHNSDLYDTSRMDALLDSLRQVITRGVGHGALTGGELAPSRGVVAVDSPRARVRPVRPDHSVNVPPATATELAVAAVWCEVLGRDAVGAVDNFFDSGGGSLAAVTVQQRINRMLGRELRVVDLFRYPTVRALASFLDGATTADGTDDAVAQALRRGAARRARTRHRAASEGEPQ